GAAAACGCGGCTGGGCCGAGGCCAAGCGCAGACCGCCGAGGTGGGAGGGATAGAAGGGATCGAGCAGGAGCGCGGAATCCCCGGGGTTCAACACCGCCAAGGGCAGATGGGCCGTTCCCTCCTGGGAACCCACCAGAAAAAGCACCTCGGTGGCTGGATCCACCGCCACGCCAAAGCGACGCTGGGCCCAAGCGGCGACCGCCTCCCTCAGCGGTTCCGTGGCGCCATGCAGGCAATAGGAGGCGCTTGCGGGATCCCCCAAACGCTGGCGGATCGCCTCAATCGCCACCGGCGGGGGTTGAAGATCGGTCGACCCCAACGAGAGATCGAGCAAAGGGGACAGCCCGGCCTCAGGCCGGGCGCGGTAGGCCACCTTGCGTTGGTCGTTGCGGGCAAAAACGCCGCTGCCTAAGCCACGAACCCGTTCAGAAATCGAGAACGGATCAGAGTTGGGCATCCAAGAAAGCCTCGAGCTGGGGCTTGGCCATCGCACCTTCGTGGCGGGCGATCTCTTGGCCGTCCTTAAAGAGCACCAAGGCGGGCAGGCCCTGGACTTGCATCCGATCGCGGCTCGCGGGGTTGGGATCCGCCTCCAGCTTGCCCACGGTAAGACGTCCGGCGTAGGCCTCAGCCGCCCAATCCATCATCGGGGCCATCAGACGGCAGGGGCCGCACCAGGTGGCCCAAACGTCCACCAGGACAGGGGTCGAGCACTCCAGCACCTCGGCCTGGAAGTTGGCATCGGTGAGCTGAAGAACGGACACGGCAGCAGTCATGGGTCAGGCGATTGTATGGAGGGCTTAAAGCTTGTCGATCGAACGCCTGAGCTCTTCAAGCTCCGTATCAACCTCGCTCACCTGGACGGGCTGCACCCCTTCCCCACCGGCGGGCAAAGAGGGCGCTGCTGCGGATCCCGACAGCTTGCCCTTGAGGGCTTCGAGCTCGGAATCGACTTCGGGTGCCCCTTCCAGGGCAGCGAACTGACTTTCCAGATCAGCCCCAGCCAATTCAGCGGCGGCCTGGCTGCGGGCTTCGAGGGCTTGCACCTTCTCCTCCATCTGCTCGAAAGCCGCCATGGCCGAATTCGTGCCGAGATTGCCCACGGCGCTCTGGAGTTGCTCCTGGGCTTGGGCGGCTTGGGCCCGCGCCTTGAGCATGTCCTTTTTGGTTTTGGCTTCGGCGATCTTGCTCTCGAGTTGCACCAGGCTCTTTTTGAGCTGATCCACCTGGCCGCATTGGCTTTGCAGCTGCCCCTGCAGGGCCGTCGCCGTGTCCTGGCAGGTCTTGCGGCGCCCGAGGGCTTCACGGGCCAGGTCCTCTTCCCCTTTCTTCAGCGCCAACTCGGCCCGTTCGTACCAGGTCTTGGCCTGGGCGTCGGCCTGATCGGCCTGGTTCTGAATGCGCTTTTTGCTGGCGATGGCCGTCGCGACGGCCTGGCGCAGTTTGACGAGATCGGCCTGCATGTCCGCGACCGACTGGTCGAGGATCTTCACGGGATCTTCAGCCGCACTCAGGGCTGCGTTGGCGTTGGCACGAACCAGCCGGCCGAGGCGATCAAAAAAGCCCATGGAGCGAGCAGAGCTGAGGCCGAGACTAACCAGGGTGGGCTGCCCTGCACAGCGCCACCTCCACTAGGGTCCGTCCATGGGCATCGCCCCCCGCAACCAGACCCGCCGCCAAGGGGACGTCAACCTCTTGGTGCCGCCGCCTTGGCCGCCGATTCAAGGTCTCGGCGAAACCCTGAGCGGCCTGCAGCGGGAGTGGAAAGACGAAGGCAGCCTGGCGGGGCTCTGGCAGGCCTGGCCGCGGATTGCCGGCCCCCAACTCGCTCCCCATTGCCTCCCCTTGCGGCTCCACGGCGGACGGCTCGTCGTGGGGGCCAGTCACCCCCAATGGCTCCAGGCCCTGCGCTTCAACAAGCACCAGCTGCTTGGCGCCCTGCGCGGGGCGGGCTTTGCCGTGAAGGATCTGCAGTTCCAGCAACACCAGAGCACCCCCCTGCCCCCAGCCGGCAGCGGGCTGGAAGAGGAGGTCTGGGCTCAGCACCCCAGCCGCGTCGATGTCTTTGGCATGGGCTCCTGCCCCCAGTGCAAGCGCCCCTCACCGCTCGGGGAACTTCAGCGTTGGGGGCACTGCAGCTTCTGCCAACGGGACACCATGGACAACGGCGTCGCGATGGGGAGGCCGAGCCTGGAGTCAGAGTCAGATCAGTAGCGCTCGGGCCGGGGATCCTGCCAATCCGGAGCCAGACCGGCCCGTTGACCCAGGGCTTGGGACCACTGGGCTAAAGCGGGCCGAGGGACCCGCCAGAGTTCATAGAGGCCAACGCTGCCCAGGCGCTGGTGAGGAACCCCACGCCAGTGGGGCAATGCGGCGGTGTTGCCATCAATGACCACCAGAACGCTGGACCCGGGGGTGGCCGGCGTCGGGACCTGGCCGCGACGCACCTCCTTGGCCAGCCGATCCGTAAGGTTCAGCGGACCATTGGGCTGCACCCCCTCGTAAACCACGACTTGCTGGGTGTAGTAGTGCAGCGAGGGCTTGAGGATGCCCACCATCGCCAGGGGTTCCTGGGGCCGCCGCTGCTCGAGCACCAAGGCCGCCATGCGGCGCACGGGAAGCTGCCGCAAACGATCCCCCAGCTCCACCATCGGCACCAGTGCCGTCAGAACGAATGCGCCCATGCCCAACTGCTGCACCAAGAGCCAGCCCCGGCGGGTACTGGAGGGTCCCCACCAAAGCAGCAGCGCCGCCACTCCGCCCAGGCCGAAACAGAGGGAAGCCCGCTGAACGGCGCCACTGGCCAACAGCGACGCGGAGAGGGTGGGCATCTCCGGTTCATTGATCAGGGGAACCCAGAGCTGTCCGGCCGCCAGGCCGGCGGTCAGCACCGCAACCAGGGCCAGGGTCGATCCGCGCAGGGTCGCGGCCCGCCAGCCGGGGCGCAGCTGTTGGGCAGCCAGGGCAATCAGAAGGCCAGCGGCGGGCGTCGCGGGGATCCAGTAGCTCGGAAGTTTGGTGGCCGCCGCCGTGAAGAAGACAAAGACCGCCAGCAGCCAACAGGCCGCAAAGCGTTGGAGGGACTGCTCGGGGGACACCGGCCGGGGACGCAGGGCTCCGACCAGGCCCGCCAGCAGCAACGGGGTGAAGGGGAGCGATGCCACCACCAAGACCGGCAAGAAAAACCACCAGGGCTGCAGGTGGTTGTTGACCACACCGGTGAAGCGCTGAAGGTTGTGGTAACCAAAAAAGCTGTCCCAGTAGGGCTGGCCTTCCACGAGCAGCTCCAAGACGTACCAAGGCAACGCCACCGCCGCGGTGAGGGCCAGGCCGCGCCAGGGTCTCCAGAGGGCCCAAAGACCAGGAAGATCCCGCTGCAGCAGGGCAAACAACAAGGCCGTCAGGCCGGCTAGCGCCACCGCGACGGGCCCCTTCGCGAGCACCGCCAGACCGAGGACGAACCACGGGAGCCACCAGCGGCAGAGCCCGGCATAGCGCCACCAGAAGAGCAGCAGTGCCGCCGACAAGAGGCCGCTGAACAGGGCATCACTGACGGAGATGCGACTCCAGAGCAGCACCAACGGCGAGAGCGCAAAGGCCAGGGCCGCCGTCACGGCCGTGATCGCCTCTTGCGGGGGATCGGGCCACTGGCCCTGGGGAGAGGGCTGGGGCCGGCGCAGCAAGGTCCAGGCCAGCAGCAGCATCAGGCCGATGGAACTCAGGGCGGACGGCAGGCGAGAGGCCCAGGTGCCCAGCGGGTTCCAGAGGCTCTGGCCGGGCAGGGCGTAGCCCAAGCCCATCAGCCAATAGACGAGGGGAGGTTTGTCGTAGCGAGGCAAACCGTTGACGCGGGGGGTCAGCCAATCCCCGGTGTCCGCCATCGCCTTGGCGGAGGCGGCAAACAACGGTGGCGTCTCATCCACCAAGCCGGTCAGGCCCAGCCGCCAGACGAACAGCAACAGGCCGAAGACCCCGACCATCAGCAGCACCAACCAGGGCTTGCCGTTCCGGGGCACCACAGCGGATCGCAAGGGGGCTTGACCCTATCGCTCTTTCCTGAGCAAGCCGGCCTGCAGCCACTGCTCGAGCCGCTCCGCCAGGACGGCCTTCGACGCCTGCTCTTCCACCCACTGGCGGCACTGACGGCGATCGATCTGATCCACCCGTTCCAGGGCGTCGGCTAAGGCGGACGGCTGATCCGGCTCCACCAACCAGCCGTTCAGGCCCGGCTGAACCAATTCCCCGGGGCCGCCGCGGCGGTAGGCCACCACGGGTACACCGCAGGCCATGGCCTCCACCACAACATTCCCGTAGGCCTCGTTCCACTTCGGGGTGTTGAGCAGGGCGCGGCAGCGGCCCAGCTCGGCCTGGAGCGCGGCGGTGGGCAAAAAGCCCCGCCAATCCAAGGTGCCGGGCGCCACGGAGGCCTCGACCCGCTCCGCATAGCCGGGATCCTCCACCAGCCCCCACACCGCCAGGGTTTGGCCGACTTGAGCCGCGGCCGCCGCCGCGTCCTCCAACCCTTTCTCAGGGGCCACCCGGCCCACCCAACCCAGGAGCGGATCGGGTTCGAGGCAGAGGCTGTAGTCCGCGAGATCAAAACCATTCCCCACCACAACGGGAGGCTGCGGCAGGTCGAAATCAGCGGCTTGGCTGGCGGTATGGAAAGCCAGACGCCGCTGATCCCAACGGGCCAGCTCGGCAATGGCCGCATCCATGACCTGGTTGACCGAGCCCATGCTCACCAGGTGAAAGACCGGCACCTCCACCAGAGGCGTCAGCCAAAACGGCAGCCAGTCGTAGCCGAGGTTCAAGACGACATCGATGGGCTCCTGCAAGGCCCGCTGCCAGAGCCGGGGCAGCAGGCCCTGGGCTGGCATCCAAACGTCGGAGGCCCGGGGGGCGTGCTGGCAACTCTCTTGGGGGGCACCGGGTTCCAACAGCAGGGCGGCCCCCTGACAACTGGGGGGCAAGCTCGAGCCCTCAGCCGCGGCCACCGTCAGGCGATGGCCGCGCTCGAGAAGCCCGCTCACCACGCTCAACAGGGTGAGCTCCACGCCCCCGGCCTTGCCACTGCCCAAGGGCCCCAGGGCGGGAGCGACCACCAGGATCGAGAGGGGGCGTGCACTCATGCGGTGACCTCCTGCTCGAGCTGCCAGAGCTGGATGCGTCGGTTGATCAAAACCACGCTCAAGAGCGCCAGGGCTGCCCCCAACCACTGCAAGGGTGTCAATGTCTCCTGGAGCAAGACCACGCCACAGAGCAACGCAAAAACGGGGGTCAAAAACGTAAGGGCCGTGAAGCTGGTCAGTTCACCGTGGTTGGCGAACCAGAAGAACAGCCCATAGGCCAGGGCACTGCCAAAGAGCGCCGCATAGGCCATCAGCAGCCAATCGAGGCCGGACCATTGGGGCCAGGGGCCCAGGGACGCTGGATTCCAGAGCGGCTCCAGCGCCGACCCCGCGAGCAGCGGCAAGGCCCCAAGCGCCAGGTGCCAACCGGTGACCGCCACCGGATCGCTATGGCGGCAGGCGTAGCGGCTCAACACCGTCCCCAGGGCCATGGCCAACGCCGCCGCCAACATCCAGAGCTCACCGTGGCTCCAGGCGGCCTCCCCGAGAACTTCCGGCCCCATCAGCCACCACTGCCGCAGCAGGGACTCCGGCAACCCCAAACAAAGGATGCCGAGCAAGCCCACGAGCAAGCCCACCCAACCCACGGGGTTGATCGCCTCACCAAACAGGCTGCGGGCCAGCAGGGCCACCAGCAAGGGCTGAGAATCAATCAGGACCGAGCCCAAGCCAGCTCCCGTGCCCCCCAGGCCCCGCGCCAGCAAGCCCTGAAAGGCCGTGGCATCCACGATGGCGAAGAGGGCAAACCAGAGCCAATCGCGGCGATCGACCGCCAGGGAGCGGCCCAGGACCTGGGCCGCCAGTAGGACCACGAGCCCGGCCGGGAGCAACCGCATCCAGGCCAAGGTGAGTGGTCCGGCCCCATCGAGCAGGGGCCGCATCGCAGCCATCGCCGTCCCCCAGAGGGCAAAGGGGAGCACCATGGCCAGCCAGCGCAGGTTCACCGGCTTCAACCGCCCACAAGCTCCTTTTTAAGATCCAGCCACTGCAGATCGACTCGATGCCCTGGCCCTGGCGACGCAAGTCACGCCGCAAACTCGCGCGCATTGCCATTGAAGGGCCCATCGCCTCGGGCACGCGCAAACGGGTGCTGAAGGCCCTACGCGAGGTCGAAAAGCGGGAGTTCCCCGCCCTCTTACTCCGCATCGACAGCCCCGGCGGAACCGTTGGGGACAGCCAGGAAATTCATGCAGCCCTGCTGCGACTGCGCGAGAAGAACTGCAAGGTCATCGCCAGCTTCGGCAACATCTCCGCCTCCGGTGGCGTCTACATCGGTGTCGCCGCCGACAAGATCGTCTCCAACCCCGGCTCGATCACCGGCTCCATTGGCGTGATCCTGCGGGGCAACAACCTGTCCCGCCTGCTGGAGCGCATCGGCATCCAGTTCGAGACGGTCAAGAGCGGCCTTTATAAGGACATCCTGTCCCCCGATCGCGCCCTCAGTGCCGGCGAGCGGCAGCTGCTGCAGGACCTGATCGACTCCAGCTACGGACAGTTCGTGACGGCCGTTGCTCAAGGGCGCGGCCTCAGCGAGGAGGAGGTGCGTCGCTTTGCCGATGGTCGGGTCTTCAGCGGTGCCCAAGCCAAAGACCTGGGTCTGGTGGATGAACTCGGAGATGAGGAGCAGGCCCGGCGCTTGGCCTGTGAATTGGCTGAGTTGGATCTGGAGAAAACCAAACCGATCACCTTTGGCCAAGAGAAGAACCGCTTTGCGGGCGTCATCCCCGGCCGATCCCTGTTCTCCCTCGCCCTGCAGTGGCTCAAGCTGGAGCTCAGCACCAGCGGCCAACCCCTTTGGCTGCATCGTCCATGAGCCCTGAGCAATCGCTCCGCGCCCTCCGGGGCGCCACCACGGCGACGGCGAACAGCCGCGAAGCCATCCAAGAGGCGGTGGAGGAGCTGCTGAATGCGCTGGTGGAGCGCAACAACCTGAGCGGCGAGCACATCCTCTCGCTCACCTTTTCAGTCACCACCGATCTGGACGCCTGCTTCCCAGCGGCCATCGCGCGGCAGCGGCCGGGCTGGGGCGGGGTGGCCCTGCTGGACTGCCAGCAAATGGCCGTCGCCGGCGACCTGAAGCGCTGTATCCGTCTTCTCGCCCACGTCTGGCTCGAGCAACCGGCACGCCACGCCTACCTCCGGGACGCCGCCAAGCTCAGGCCCGACCTGGCCCAGTCCTGAGCAGTCGCATCTGGTCACAACTGCCAGCTGCTTCGCCGCCCACCGAGGTCGGCCCAACTCCCCTACCCCCTGAGAATGGACCCAACGGTCCATGTTTGAGGCGCAATGATCAATCGCAAGTTGAAACGGACTGCACTCCAGCTCGCCGCCCTGGCTGGTTGTGGCGCAGCCCTCACCGGCGCCCAGCTGGGCTTGTCCCCCAAAGCGGCTCTGGCGCAAGGGACCCCCAGCATCATGGAGTTCCGCTGGGACAACACCAAGGACTACCGGAAGCTCTACTACTTCACGACGAACACGGTTCGTCAACAGCGTGCTGAATACTATTTTCTGCTGAAACCGAAGGATCGCAAAACAGCGATCTTGAAGTTGGCCATCTCGATTCCCCAAAGCTTCGACACAACGCTTGATCCCAACAAAATCAAGCTCTGCTACATGAAGTCGGGGAGCATGACCAAGCGCACCCGCTGCGAAGAGACCATCCCCGCGACGGTGGAGGTCACCACGGATGGCCGCTCGATCGAAATCTTCCCGGACACCCCGGTGCCCGTCGGCAAGACCATTGGCGTCTACATGCAGGTGATCAACCCGCCCAGCGCTGGGATGTTCCAGCTCAACGCCTTGGCCCAGGCCCCTGGCGCCGTACCGATCTCCGGTTACCTGGGCAGCTGGCTGATCCAGGTGGATGCCACCTCGGATTTCTGAGTCACCCCGACTGATAAATTGTCGGATCGACGTTGAAGGCGCAGCCGAGCCGGAGCCATGACCAAGCGCACCCTTGAAGGAACCAGCCGTAAGCGCAAACGGGTGTCCGGTTTCCGTGTTCGCATGCGGACCCACACCGGTCGTCGCGTGATCCGCTCCCGCCGCAAGCGCGGCCGGGCCCGTCTGTCGGTCTGATCCCCGCCACCCTCTGAAGGCTTCACCCCGAAGCCAACAACGCCCCCTCAGCCCATCCCGCGTAGCCCCAAGCCATGGCGCTCTCTCGGGAACACAGGCTGAGGGGGCGTTTTGTCTTTGATCGGATCTACCAAAAAGGTCGGCGCATCCACGGCCAGTGGATGGTCCTGAGGACCCTGCGCGCCGAACCCCAGCTGCTGAAGAGCGATCCCAGGGATCGCCATCCACTGAGCTGCCGCCTCGGGGTGGTAGTGAGCAGCAAAGTCAGCAAGCGTTCGGTGCAACGCAACCGCCTGAGGCGACTGTTGCATGGCCACCTCAGCCGCCAGCTCTCCCACCAAGGCGAAGGGTTGTGGCTGCTGATCTCGCTGAAACCCGGCAGCGCAGACGCAGAAGAGCAGGTCCTCCTGGGAGAATGTTCTGAACTCCTTGCCAAGGCAGGACTGAGACCATGAGCGCCGCCTCCCAACCCGCTCCCGTGGCCCCGGGGGCCAGCATCAACGAAGAGGTCTTCTATGAGGGCGGGCCAGCCAAAGGTGATCTGATCACCAACCTGCTGTTTGGTCTCACCCTGATCGGCATTCCGTTTGCCGTTGGTGCTCTGGTGCGCGCCCTCTGGCTTCGTTTCCGGATCACCAGCCGTCGAGTGGAAGTGACCGGCGGCTGGCTCGGCCGCGACCGCACCCAGGTGGTCTACAGCCAGATCCGTGAGGTGCGC
This DNA window, taken from Synechococcus sp. LTW-R, encodes the following:
- a CDS encoding DUF721 domain-containing protein is translated as MGIAPRNQTRRQGDVNLLVPPPWPPIQGLGETLSGLQREWKDEGSLAGLWQAWPRIAGPQLAPHCLPLRLHGGRLVVGASHPQWLQALRFNKHQLLGALRGAGFAVKDLQFQQHQSTPLPPAGSGLEEEVWAQHPSRVDVFGMGSCPQCKRPSPLGELQRWGHCSFCQRDTMDNGVAMGRPSLESESDQ
- a CDS encoding DMT family transporter, with the translated sequence MVLPFALWGTAMAAMRPLLDGAGPLTLAWMRLLPAGLVVLLAAQVLGRSLAVDRRDWLWFALFAIVDATAFQGLLARGLGGTGAGLGSVLIDSQPLLVALLARSLFGEAINPVGWVGLLVGLLGILCLGLPESLLRQWWLMGPEVLGEAAWSHGELWMLAAALAMALGTVLSRYACRHSDPVAVTGWHLALGALPLLAGSALEPLWNPASLGPWPQWSGLDWLLMAYAALFGSALAYGLFFWFANHGELTSFTALTFLTPVFALLCGVVLLQETLTPLQWLGAALALLSVVLINRRIQLWQLEQEVTA
- a CDS encoding glycosyltransferase family 39 protein: MVGVFGLLLFVWRLGLTGLVDETPPLFAASAKAMADTGDWLTPRVNGLPRYDKPPLVYWLMGLGYALPGQSLWNPLGTWASRLPSALSSIGLMLLLAWTLLRRPQPSPQGQWPDPPQEAITAVTAALAFALSPLVLLWSRISVSDALFSGLLSAALLLFWWRYAGLCRWWLPWFVLGLAVLAKGPVAVALAGLTALLFALLQRDLPGLWALWRPWRGLALTAAVALPWYVLELLVEGQPYWDSFFGYHNLQRFTGVVNNHLQPWWFFLPVLVVASLPFTPLLLAGLVGALRPRPVSPEQSLQRFAACWLLAVFVFFTAAATKLPSYWIPATPAAGLLIALAAQQLRPGWRAATLRGSTLALVAVLTAGLAAGQLWVPLINEPEMPTLSASLLASGAVQRASLCFGLGGVAALLLWWGPSSTRRGWLLVQQLGMGAFVLTALVPMVELGDRLRQLPVRRMAALVLEQRRPQEPLAMVGILKPSLHYYTQQVVVYEGVQPNGPLNLTDRLAKEVRRGQVPTPATPGSSVLVVIDGNTAALPHWRGVPHQRLGSVGLYELWRVPRPALAQWSQALGQRAGLAPDWQDPRPERY
- the sppA gene encoding signal peptide peptidase SppA — its product is MPWPWRRKSRRKLARIAIEGPIASGTRKRVLKALREVEKREFPALLLRIDSPGGTVGDSQEIHAALLRLREKNCKVIASFGNISASGGVYIGVAADKIVSNPGSITGSIGVILRGNNLSRLLERIGIQFETVKSGLYKDILSPDRALSAGERQLLQDLIDSSYGQFVTAVAQGRGLSEEEVRRFADGRVFSGAQAKDLGLVDELGDEEQARRLACELAELDLEKTKPITFGQEKNRFAGVIPGRSLFSLALQWLKLELSTSGQPLWLHRP
- a CDS encoding co-chaperone YbbN is translated as MTAAVSVLQLTDANFQAEVLECSTPVLVDVWATWCGPCRLMAPMMDWAAEAYAGRLTVGKLEADPNPASRDRMQVQGLPALVLFKDGQEIARHEGAMAKPQLEAFLDAQL
- the rpmH gene encoding 50S ribosomal protein L34, whose amino-acid sequence is MTKRTLEGTSRKRKRVSGFRVRMRTHTGRRVIRSRRKRGRARLSV
- the rnpA gene encoding ribonuclease P protein component, whose product is MALSREHRLRGRFVFDRIYQKGRRIHGQWMVLRTLRAEPQLLKSDPRDRHPLSCRLGVVVSSKVSKRSVQRNRLRRLLHGHLSRQLSHQGEGLWLLISLKPGSADAEEQVLLGECSELLAKAGLRP
- the aroH gene encoding chorismate mutase, which produces MSPEQSLRALRGATTATANSREAIQEAVEELLNALVERNNLSGEHILSLTFSVTTDLDACFPAAIARQRPGWGGVALLDCQQMAVAGDLKRCIRLLAHVWLEQPARHAYLRDAAKLRPDLAQS
- a CDS encoding glycosyltransferase family 4 protein — protein: MSARPLSILVVAPALGPLGSGKAGGVELTLLSVVSGLLERGHRLTVAAAEGSSLPPSCQGAALLLEPGAPQESCQHAPRASDVWMPAQGLLPRLWQRALQEPIDVVLNLGYDWLPFWLTPLVEVPVFHLVSMGSVNQVMDAAIAELARWDQRRLAFHTASQAADFDLPQPPVVVGNGFDLADYSLCLEPDPLLGWVGRVAPEKGLEDAAAAAAQVGQTLAVWGLVEDPGYAERVEASVAPGTLDWRGFLPTAALQAELGRCRALLNTPKWNEAYGNVVVEAMACGVPVVAYRRGGPGELVQPGLNGWLVEPDQPSALADALERVDQIDRRQCRQWVEEQASKAVLAERLEQWLQAGLLRKER
- a CDS encoding DUF2808 domain-containing protein, which translates into the protein MINRKLKRTALQLAALAGCGAALTGAQLGLSPKAALAQGTPSIMEFRWDNTKDYRKLYYFTTNTVRQQRAEYYFLLKPKDRKTAILKLAISIPQSFDTTLDPNKIKLCYMKSGSMTKRTRCEETIPATVEVTTDGRSIEIFPDTPVPVGKTIGVYMQVINPPSAGMFQLNALAQAPGAVPISGYLGSWLIQVDATSDF
- a CDS encoding PH domain-containing protein, whose protein sequence is MSAASQPAPVAPGASINEEVFYEGGPAKGDLITNLLFGLTLIGIPFAVGALVRALWLRFRITSRRVEVTGGWLGRDRTQVVYSQIREVRSVSRGFGFWGDMVLVLSDGMKLEMRAVPRYRDAQAFIEARLKGGSAAKSSGTAGFGSDAAA
- a CDS encoding PspA/IM30 family protein — translated: MGFFDRLGRLVRANANAALSAAEDPVKILDQSVADMQADLVKLRQAVATAIASKKRIQNQADQADAQAKTWYERAELALKKGEEDLAREALGRRKTCQDTATALQGQLQSQCGQVDQLKKSLVQLESKIAEAKTKKDMLKARAQAAQAQEQLQSAVGNLGTNSAMAAFEQMEEKVQALEARSQAAAELAGADLESQFAALEGAPEVDSELEALKGKLSGSAAAPSLPAGGEGVQPVQVSEVDTELEELRRSIDKL